Proteins encoded together in one Nocardioides marinisabuli window:
- a CDS encoding acyl-CoA carboxylase subunit beta: MSTASAPAAAPTSAGKPAKLPREQDPRHPRHRLGALLDEGSLELITPDDESGMLAAVGTVGGAPVVAFCSDATVMGGAMGDQGCRVVVDAYHRAMTDRVPIIGLWHSGGARLAEGVLSLHAVGRIFQVMTQASGRIPQVSVVLGPAAGGAAYGPALTDVVVLGPEGRIFVTGPDVVRSVTGEDVDMLRLGGPEPHGRRSGVVHVLTDSEEEALERARTIANLLGAQGSLRVADVEDRDLAAVLPESKKRAYDVHPLVEQVLDEGTVQELHARWAPNIVTALGRFGGRTVGVVANNPLRLGGCLDSLSAEKASRFVRMCDAFGIPLVVLVDVPGYLPGVGQEWDGVVRRGAKLLHAFGECVVPRVTLVTRKTYGGAYIAMNARSLGATKVFAWPGAEVAVMGAVAAVRILHRRRLAEVSPDIRPALEAELAAEHERIAGGVERAVEIGVVDEVVEPAATRSAIARAIDEAVQSVGVRRGAHGNIPL, from the coding sequence GTGAGCACCGCCTCCGCCCCCGCCGCCGCACCGACCTCGGCCGGCAAGCCCGCCAAGCTCCCTCGCGAGCAGGACCCGCGCCACCCCCGGCACCGGCTGGGGGCGCTCCTCGACGAGGGCAGCCTCGAGCTGATCACCCCTGACGACGAGTCGGGGATGCTGGCGGCCGTCGGGACCGTCGGCGGCGCCCCGGTGGTCGCGTTCTGCTCCGACGCCACCGTGATGGGCGGCGCCATGGGTGACCAGGGTTGCCGCGTCGTGGTCGACGCCTACCACCGCGCCATGACCGACCGGGTCCCGATCATCGGGCTCTGGCACTCGGGCGGCGCGCGGCTGGCCGAGGGCGTGCTGAGCCTGCACGCCGTCGGCAGGATCTTCCAGGTGATGACCCAGGCCTCGGGGCGCATCCCGCAGGTCTCGGTCGTGCTGGGCCCGGCCGCCGGCGGTGCGGCGTACGGCCCGGCGCTGACCGACGTGGTGGTGCTGGGCCCCGAGGGCCGCATCTTCGTCACCGGCCCCGACGTCGTGCGCTCGGTGACCGGCGAGGACGTCGACATGCTGCGCCTGGGCGGGCCCGAGCCGCACGGACGACGCTCGGGGGTGGTCCACGTGCTCACCGACTCCGAGGAGGAGGCCCTCGAGCGTGCCCGCACGATCGCCAACCTGCTGGGCGCCCAGGGCAGCCTGCGCGTCGCCGACGTCGAGGACCGCGACCTGGCGGCGGTGCTGCCGGAGTCCAAGAAGCGCGCCTACGACGTGCACCCGCTGGTGGAGCAGGTCCTCGACGAGGGCACCGTCCAGGAGCTCCACGCACGCTGGGCACCCAACATCGTGACCGCGCTGGGTCGCTTCGGCGGTCGGACCGTCGGGGTCGTGGCCAACAACCCGCTGCGACTCGGCGGCTGCCTGGACTCGCTGTCGGCCGAGAAGGCCAGCCGGTTCGTCCGCATGTGCGACGCCTTCGGCATCCCGCTGGTCGTGCTGGTCGACGTCCCCGGCTACCTGCCGGGCGTCGGCCAGGAGTGGGACGGCGTCGTGCGCCGCGGCGCGAAGCTCCTGCACGCCTTCGGCGAGTGCGTGGTCCCGCGCGTGACCCTGGTGACCCGCAAGACCTACGGCGGCGCCTACATCGCCATGAACGCCCGCTCGCTGGGTGCCACCAAGGTCTTCGCCTGGCCCGGGGCCGAGGTGGCGGTGATGGGCGCGGTGGCGGCGGTGCGCATCCTGCACCGCCGACGACTGGCCGAGGTCTCCCCCGACATCCGTCCCGCGCTGGAGGCCGAGCTGGCCGCCGAGCACGAGCGGATCGCCGGCGGGGTGGAGCGGGCCGTCGAGATCGGGGTCGTCGACGAGGTC